One region of Danio aesculapii chromosome 7, fDanAes4.1, whole genome shotgun sequence genomic DNA includes:
- the shha gene encoding sonic hedgehog protein — translation MRLLTRVLLVSLLTLSLVVSGLACGPGRGYGRRRHPKKLTPLAYKQFIPNVAEKTLGASGRYEGKITRNSERFKELTPNYNPDIIFKDEENTGADRLMTQRCKDKLNSLAISVMNHWPGVKLRVTEGWDEDGHHYEESLHYEGRAVDITTSDRDKSKYGTLSRLAVEAGFDWVYYESKAHIHCSVKAENSVAAKSGGCFPGLALVSLEDGGQKAVKDLYPGDKVLAADSAGNLVFSDFLMFTDRDSTTRRVFYVIETQEPVEKITLTAAHLLFVLDNSTEDLHTMTAAYASSVRAGQKVMVVDDSGQLKSVIVKRIYTEEQRGSFAPVTAHGTIVVDRILASCYAVIEDQGLAHLAFAPVRLYYYVSSVLFPQNSSSRSNATLQQEGVHWYSKLLYQMGTWLLDSSMLHPLGMSVNSS, via the exons ATGCGGCTTTTGACGAGAGTGCTGCTGGTGTCTCTTCTCACTCTGTCCTTGGTGGTGTCCGGACTGGCCTGCGGTCCTGGCAGAGGCTACGGCAGAAGAAGACATCCGAAGAAGCTGACACCTCTCGCCTACAAGCAGTTCATACCTAATGTCGCGGAGAAGACCTTAGGGGCCAGCGGCAGATACGAGGGCAAGATAACGCGCAATTCGGAGAGATTTAAAGAACTTACTCCAAATTATAATCCCGACATTATCTTTAAGGATGAGGAGAACACTGGAGCGGACAGGCTCATGACACAG AGATGCAAAGACAAGCTGAACTCACTGGCTATCTCTGTAATGAACCACTGGCCAGGGGTTAAGCTGCGTGTGACAGAGGGCTGGGATGAGGACGGTCACCATTATGAAGAATCACTCCACTACGAGGGAAGAGCTGTTGATATTACCACCTCTGACCGAGACAAGAGCAAATACGGGACACTCTCTCGCCTAGCTGTGGAGGCTGGATTTGACTGGGTCTATTACGAGTCCAAAGCCCATATTCATTGCTCTGTCAAAGCAG AAAATTCAGTTGCTGCGAAATCTGGAGGCTGTTTCCCAGGTTTGGCTCTGGTCTCGCTCGAGGACGGAGGACAGAAGGCCGTGAAGGACCTGTACCCCGGAGACAAGGTACTAGCGGCGGACAGCGCTGGAAACCTGGTGTTCAGCGACTTCCTCATGTTCACAGACCGAGACTCCACGACGCGACGTGTGTTTTACGTCATAGAAACGCAAGAACCCGTTGAAAAGATCACCCTCACCGCCGCTCACCTCCTTTTTGTCCTCGACAACTCAACGGAAGATCTCCACACCATGACCGCCGCGTATGCCAGCAGTGTCAGAGCCGGACAAAAGGTGATGGTTGTTGATGATAGCGGTCAGCTTAAATCTGTCATCGTGAAGCGGATATACACGGAGGAGCAGCGGGGCTCGTTCGCACCAGTGACTGCACATGGGACCATTGTGGTCGACAGAATACTGGCGTCCTGTTACGCCGTAATTGAGGATCAGGGGCTCGCGCATTTGGCCTTCGCGCCCGTCAGGCTCTATTATTACGTGTCATCAGTCCTGTTCCCCCAAAACTCCAGCAGTCGGTCCAATGCGACTTTACAACAGGAGGGGGTCCATTGGTACTCCAAGCTTCTGTATCAAATGGGAACGTGGCTTTTGGACAGCAGCATGCTTCATCCTTTGGGGATGTCAGTAAACTCAAGCTGA